In the genome of bacterium, one region contains:
- a CDS encoding NUDIX domain-containing protein, producing the protein MILQVGVKALILNKKGEVLLLKRSPEAYPDVNNLWDIPGGRINPGVSLSENLKREIEEETGLKMVGEPELVAAQDILRPDKHVVRLTYRTSAEGVLVLDQKEHSEHRWLPKQEIAKCAGLDKYVWEIAQKSLI; encoded by the coding sequence ATGATTCTTCAGGTCGGCGTTAAGGCGTTGATTTTAAACAAAAAAGGGGAGGTTTTGCTCCTCAAGCGGTCCCCGGAAGCGTATCCCGATGTTAACAATCTGTGGGATATACCGGGCGGCAGAATCAATCCGGGGGTGTCACTATCCGAAAACTTAAAGCGGGAGATCGAAGAAGAAACGGGGCTTAAAATGGTCGGCGAGCCGGAACTTGTTGCAGCGCAGGACATTTTGCGCCCCGATAAGCATGTGGTGCGACTGACCTATCGCACATCTGCTGAAGGGGTGCTAGTACTTGACCAAAAAGAACATAGTGAGCATAGGTGGCTGCCAAAACAGGAAATAGCAAAGTGTGCTGGGCTCGATAAGTATGTTTGGGAAATTGCCCAAAAGAGCCTCATATAA
- a CDS encoding VOC family protein: protein MKAKISLVTLGVSDLLQSLRFYRDGLGFPVHNYKDGQGVIFFEMMGTWLALYLKEKLAEDAMVPATGSGFGGITLAHNVQTKEEVDRVIERAISVGARLIKKPQEVFWGGYSGYFADPDGYLWEVVFNPFMDLT from the coding sequence ATGAAAGCCAAAATCAGCCTTGTTACTCTTGGGGTATCCGACCTTCTACAATCATTACGATTTTATCGTGATGGGCTTGGTTTCCCCGTACACAATTACAAAGATGGACAAGGTGTGATTTTCTTCGAGATGATGGGGACGTGGCTCGCTCTCTACCTAAAGGAAAAGCTTGCCGAAGATGCTATGGTCCCGGCAACTGGGTCTGGATTCGGTGGTATTACATTGGCTCACAATGTGCAAACCAAAGAAGAGGTCGACCGGGTGATTGAACGGGCGATAAGTGTTGGAGCAAGGTTGATCAAGAAACCACAGGAAGTATTTTGGGGCGGGTATTCAGGATATTTTGCCGACCCAGACGGATATTTGTGGGAGGTGGTCTTCAATCCATTTATGGACTTAACATAA
- a CDS encoding HD domain-containing protein, producing the protein MELRTNSKMPQKVVAVSETLTKAGFEAYLIGGCVRDLIMGKVPKDWDLTTSARPEQILELFPGSFYENDFGTVGVVFENLKDINIKDKYIKDITTEVIEVTTYRLEAKYSDSRHPDSVTFSDTLADDLKRRDFTVNAIAYDVSRENTIDLFHGQEDIKDRVIRAVGDPGERFSEDALRMMRAVRFACELDFSISQETSEAICLHTKSLQNIAIERVRAELIRILESDIPMRGIEFLHELKLLPYIIPELERGIGIEQNQAHKYDVWGHNIRTAQHAADKGWDLDLRIAALFHDIGKPSTRRFAKERNDWTFHGHDVVGSRETRKIMERLKFPVKTIEKVSKLVRWHMFFSDPEKVTLSAVRRMVRNVGEENIWDLMNLRACDRIGTGRPKEQPYRFRKYKSMIEEALRSPTSVKMIAINGDKIMEITGLKPGHKVGYILHAMLEDILDDPTKNTPENLRNRTLELAQLSDEELMALGEHGRKRKVSQETEAVGKIRKKYWVE; encoded by the coding sequence ATGGAATTGCGCACAAATTCAAAGATGCCGCAAAAAGTTGTAGCCGTATCGGAGACGCTCACGAAAGCCGGTTTCGAGGCATACCTTATCGGCGGGTGCGTTCGGGATCTCATCATGGGCAAGGTACCCAAGGATTGGGACTTGACGACAAGCGCTAGGCCGGAACAAATACTTGAGCTCTTCCCCGGTTCATTTTACGAAAACGACTTCGGCACCGTCGGTGTTGTCTTTGAAAATCTAAAGGACATAAACATAAAGGACAAATATATAAAGGACATAACTACAGAAGTAATTGAAGTGACTACCTACCGATTAGAGGCAAAGTATTCTGACTCGCGTCACCCAGACTCGGTTACATTTAGCGATACACTTGCGGATGACCTCAAGAGACGTGACTTTACCGTAAACGCAATCGCCTACGACGTTTCTCGTGAAAACACCATAGACTTATTTCACGGCCAAGAGGACATCAAAGACCGCGTAATACGAGCGGTTGGCGATCCTGGTGAGCGTTTTTCTGAAGATGCCTTACGTATGATGCGTGCGGTGCGCTTCGCCTGTGAGCTTGATTTTTCGATTTCACAAGAAACATCCGAAGCTATATGTTTGCACACAAAGAGCTTGCAAAATATAGCGATAGAGCGCGTGCGAGCCGAGCTTATCCGCATTCTTGAGTCAGATATTCCAATGCGAGGCATAGAATTCCTGCACGAGCTCAAACTCCTCCCATATATCATCCCCGAGCTTGAGCGAGGGATAGGGATTGAGCAAAATCAGGCTCATAAGTATGACGTATGGGGGCATAATATACGAACTGCCCAGCACGCTGCAGATAAGGGCTGGGATTTAGACTTGCGTATTGCCGCCCTATTTCACGATATTGGAAAGCCGTCAACGCGTCGTTTTGCAAAAGAGAGGAACGACTGGACTTTCCACGGGCACGACGTCGTTGGTTCACGAGAAACTCGGAAAATCATGGAGCGTCTGAAGTTTCCCGTGAAAACAATCGAAAAAGTATCGAAGCTTGTCCGTTGGCACATGTTTTTCTCTGACCCGGAGAAAGTAACGCTTTCTGCAGTGCGTAGAATGGTACGCAATGTTGGCGAAGAGAACATATGGGATCTTATGAACCTACGGGCGTGTGACAGGATAGGAACCGGAAGGCCAAAGGAGCAGCCGTATCGGTTTCGGAAATACAAGTCAATGATCGAGGAAGCACTCCGCAGCCCGACGTCGGTGAAGATGATAGCGATAAATGGTGATAAAATAATGGAAATCACCGGACTCAAGCCGGGGCATAAGGTCGGGTATATTCTCCACGCCATGCTGGAGGACATACTCGATGACCCAACAAAAAATACACCGGAGAACCTTAGAAATCGAACGCTGGAGCTCGCGCAGTTGTCAGACGAGGAACTTATGGCGCTCGGCGAGCATGGGCGTAAGCGTAAAGTTTCTCAAGAAACAGAGGCGGTTGGTAAGATACGGAAAAAATACTGGGTCGAGTAG
- a CDS encoding PBP1A family penicillin-binding protein, which produces MSNTDGHKTRRSTLRSVFLITLALALSGTGAALLWAATLTVPDFSAFEDRRIIQSTKIFDRTGKILLFDVNADTKRTVVGIEEVSRRIKNATVAIEDATFYEHKGIRPLAVVRATLKNILSGRFEQGGSTITQQVVKNSILTREKRLARKLKEWILAAKLEQQMSKEGILELYLNEAPYGGSVYGVEEASQQFFGKSARDVTLAEASYLAALPQAPTYYSPYGNHRDALETRKGLVLERMLAEGFITEEERAAALAEEPTFLPRSESSIQAPHFVMYVREYLEQKYGRETIERDGLTIVTTLDSKLQTDAERVVKQFALENKKKFNAENAGLIALDPRTGEILAMVGSRDYFDKEIDGNFNVVLGERQPGSAFKPFVYATAFMKGYRPETVVFDLETEFSTECTPDGSPISPRAICYKPTNYDNVFRGPVSLRNALAQSINVPAVKVLYLAGLKDSLEIAERMGISTLKDIRRYGLTLVLGGGEVTLFDLTSAYGIFANDGVRVPPATILKVVRTDGTVLEEHTPRPLRVLPSEIARTVTNILADNEARTPAFGEQSFLYFPGYDVAAKTGTTNDYRDAWIVGYTPTIAVGAWAGNNDNSPMEKKVAGFIVAPLWHEFINKVLVSQKKVSFIKPHTLPDSLELAPILRGRWQGGVSYVVDKISGKIATDLTPQELREERVVVDPHTILHWVNRENPLGPRPENPTLDPQYRLWEAPVAVWVERQKINRETPQIIPNEKDDVHIQEKAPKLEVQGLHPGAYDASERVLFTVSGAGASTLARAEVFLNGTLIGSTQTPPLSFSLIPADAGALEGDNELLIIGYDSVLNRGEYRTTLSVTGGAAATTTP; this is translated from the coding sequence ATGAGTAATACTGACGGTCATAAAACGCGCCGCTCCACTCTGCGAAGTGTATTTTTGATCACACTCGCCCTCGCTCTCTCGGGGACGGGCGCGGCGCTCCTCTGGGCCGCCACGCTCACTGTCCCCGACTTTTCGGCGTTTGAGGACCGCCGCATCATACAGTCTACGAAAATCTTCGACCGCACCGGAAAGATCTTACTCTTCGACGTCAACGCCGATACAAAACGCACGGTGGTCGGTATCGAGGAGGTTTCACGCCGCATCAAAAATGCAACCGTGGCCATCGAGGATGCAACGTTCTACGAACACAAAGGCATCCGGCCGCTCGCGGTCGTGCGTGCGACATTGAAAAACATCCTCTCTGGCAGATTTGAGCAAGGCGGCTCGACCATCACGCAGCAGGTGGTTAAAAACTCGATCCTCACGCGTGAGAAGCGCCTGGCACGCAAGCTTAAAGAGTGGATCCTCGCAGCGAAGCTGGAGCAGCAGATGAGTAAAGAAGGTATCCTCGAACTCTACCTCAACGAGGCACCCTACGGCGGCAGCGTCTATGGTGTCGAGGAAGCGAGTCAACAATTTTTCGGGAAGAGCGCCCGCGATGTAACGCTCGCGGAGGCAAGCTATCTCGCTGCGCTCCCGCAGGCGCCAACCTACTACTCCCCCTACGGCAACCACCGCGACGCCCTTGAGACACGCAAGGGCCTCGTCCTCGAACGAATGCTCGCGGAAGGATTCATTACGGAAGAAGAACGCGCCGCCGCACTCGCCGAGGAACCGACATTTCTGCCACGGAGCGAGAGTAGTATCCAAGCGCCGCATTTTGTGATGTATGTGCGGGAGTATCTCGAGCAGAAATACGGACGGGAGACGATCGAACGCGACGGGCTCACGATCGTAACGACGCTCGATAGTAAACTCCAGACAGATGCGGAGCGTGTTGTTAAACAATTCGCGCTTGAGAATAAAAAAAAGTTCAATGCCGAGAACGCGGGGCTTATCGCGCTCGATCCGCGTACGGGAGAGATACTCGCTATGGTCGGCTCGCGCGACTACTTTGATAAAGAGATTGACGGCAACTTTAACGTCGTGCTCGGCGAGCGCCAGCCGGGCTCCGCGTTTAAGCCCTTCGTCTACGCCACCGCGTTTATGAAAGGGTACCGGCCGGAGACGGTAGTCTTCGATCTCGAGACTGAGTTCTCGACTGAGTGCACTCCGGACGGCTCACCGATCTCGCCGAGGGCGATCTGCTATAAACCGACGAACTATGATAATGTCTTTCGCGGTCCGGTCTCGCTCCGAAACGCCCTCGCGCAATCAATTAATGTGCCGGCGGTCAAAGTACTCTACCTTGCCGGACTCAAGGACTCCCTCGAGATCGCGGAGCGCATGGGTATCTCTACTCTCAAAGACATCCGCCGCTATGGCCTGACGCTCGTTCTTGGTGGCGGCGAGGTAACACTCTTTGATCTCACGAGCGCTTATGGAATATTTGCAAACGACGGCGTGCGTGTCCCGCCGGCAACGATCCTTAAGGTTGTGCGGACGGACGGAACGGTGCTTGAAGAGCACACACCACGCCCGCTCCGTGTGCTCCCGAGTGAGATTGCGCGGACCGTGACCAATATTCTCGCCGATAATGAAGCGCGCACACCGGCATTCGGCGAGCAGTCGTTCCTCTACTTTCCCGGCTACGATGTCGCGGCAAAGACCGGAACCACGAACGACTACCGCGACGCATGGATCGTGGGTTACACGCCAACTATCGCGGTCGGTGCGTGGGCAGGAAACAATGATAATTCACCGATGGAGAAAAAGGTTGCTGGGTTTATCGTCGCGCCGCTCTGGCACGAGTTCATAAACAAGGTCCTTGTCTCTCAAAAAAAGGTCTCCTTCATCAAGCCGCATACGCTCCCGGACAGCCTGGAATTAGCGCCGATCCTCCGCGGCCGGTGGCAGGGTGGCGTGTCGTACGTCGTCGATAAAATCTCCGGGAAGATCGCGACCGACCTTACTCCCCAAGAGCTCCGTGAAGAGCGCGTCGTCGTTGATCCGCACACGATTCTCCACTGGGTAAACCGCGAAAACCCCCTCGGGCCGAGGCCGGAAAATCCAACACTCGACCCGCAATATCGCCTCTGGGAAGCGCCAGTCGCAGTGTGGGTCGAAAGACAGAAAATCAATCGTGAGACGCCGCAAATTATCCCAAATGAAAAAGACGACGTCCATATACAGGAAAAAGCCCCGAAGCTTGAAGTACAAGGACTTCACCCCGGCGCCTACGACGCCTCGGAGCGAGTACTGTTCACGGTCTCAGGTGCTGGAGCATCGACGCTCGCGCGCGCCGAGGTATTCCTCAACGGCACCCTCATCGGCTCCACACAGACCCCTCCCCTCTCGTTCTCTTTAATACCCGCTGACGCCGGCGCTCTCGAAGGCGACAACGAACTCCTTATCATCGGCTACGACAGCGTCCTCAACCGCGGTGAGTATCGCACCACACTTTCGGTTACCGGAGGAGCCGCGGCAACAACAACACCGTAA
- the tyrS gene encoding tyrosine--tRNA ligase has translation MNERLQGTEAAITELLTRGVEAVYPSADFLRERLESGKPLSIYLGIDPTGALHLGHVVVLGKLAAFQKLGHRVILLIGDFTAMIGDPTDKTATRRSLSREEVRVNQERYLAGAALFLHFDGENPAELRRNSEWHDTLTFERVLEIASHLTVDQLLKRDMFERRSAGGKPIYLHEFLYPLMQGYDGVALEVDGEIGASDQTFNMLVGRTLEKQLLGREKFVLTTKLLTDPTGRKMSKSEGNVIWLSDTSDEQFGKVMRWPDTMIVPGFELCTELAYEELHTIQDELQGGANPRDLKLRLAREVTARLSGEEAAHEAEARFLATFSGGEAPEDMPEIAAKENEALIDVLARSSLVASKTEARRLIESGAVETAAGERLTDPRAVAPRGGVLRIGKRRFLRIR, from the coding sequence ATGAACGAGCGTTTACAGGGTACCGAAGCGGCGATTACCGAACTCCTCACGCGCGGCGTTGAGGCGGTGTACCCGAGCGCTGATTTTTTGCGCGAGCGGCTCGAGAGCGGCAAGCCGCTCTCGATCTACCTCGGCATTGACCCGACAGGGGCGCTCCACTTAGGGCACGTCGTGGTGCTCGGGAAGCTCGCCGCTTTCCAGAAGCTCGGTCACCGCGTGATTCTCCTCATTGGTGATTTCACCGCGATGATCGGCGACCCAACGGATAAGACCGCGACCCGACGTTCTCTCTCGCGTGAGGAGGTGCGAGTGAATCAGGAGCGCTATCTCGCCGGGGCGGCGCTATTTTTACACTTTGACGGCGAGAATCCGGCGGAACTGCGGCGCAATAGCGAGTGGCACGACACGCTTACGTTCGAGCGCGTGCTTGAGATTGCCTCGCATCTCACCGTTGACCAGCTCCTCAAGCGCGACATGTTCGAGCGCCGCAGCGCGGGAGGGAAGCCAATTTACCTTCACGAATTTCTCTACCCGCTGATGCAGGGGTACGATGGCGTCGCGCTTGAAGTCGACGGGGAGATAGGCGCTTCGGACCAGACGTTCAACATGCTCGTGGGCCGGACACTTGAAAAACAACTCCTCGGCCGTGAGAAATTCGTCCTTACAACAAAACTTCTCACAGATCCCACTGGCCGCAAGATGAGCAAAAGTGAGGGAAATGTGATCTGGCTCAGTGATACGTCCGACGAGCAGTTTGGGAAAGTGATGCGCTGGCCGGACACGATGATTGTGCCGGGGTTTGAGCTTTGCACTGAGCTCGCATACGAAGAACTCCATACGATTCAGGACGAGCTTCAAGGAGGCGCGAATCCGCGTGATTTGAAACTCCGCCTTGCACGAGAGGTCACCGCACGTCTTTCGGGCGAGGAGGCAGCACATGAAGCCGAGGCGCGTTTTCTTGCGACATTCTCTGGCGGCGAAGCACCGGAGGATATGCCGGAAATCGCGGCCAAAGAAAACGAGGCCTTGATTGATGTGCTCGCGCGAAGCAGTCTCGTCGCGTCAAAAACCGAAGCGCGCCGGCTCATTGAGAGTGGCGCGGTTGAGACCGCGGCGGGGGAGCGGCTCACCGACCCTCGAGCAGTAGCGCCCCGAGGCGGCGTGCTTCGAATCGGCAAACGGCGATTTCTCAGGATTCGTTAG
- the ruvC gene encoding crossover junction endodeoxyribonuclease RuvC, whose protein sequence is MNVLAIDPGYARVGMAVLRRNANKDTLLYSSCLMTDKALPHAERLSQIGEEVRRLIALYEPRSLALERLFFNTNQRTALAVSEARGVIIFAAREARLEVHEYTPLQVKIAVTGYGRGTKQQVAAMVARLIELPERSRHDDEIDAIAVGLTHLAVYRKPIPHAVWGA, encoded by the coding sequence ATGAATGTTCTCGCAATTGATCCCGGGTACGCTCGGGTGGGGATGGCGGTACTTCGACGAAATGCCAACAAAGATACGCTGCTCTACTCGTCGTGCCTCATGACAGACAAAGCACTCCCGCACGCCGAGCGGCTCTCGCAGATTGGAGAAGAGGTGCGACGGCTGATTGCGCTCTACGAGCCGCGCTCGCTCGCGCTCGAGCGGCTTTTTTTTAATACGAACCAACGTACCGCGCTTGCGGTCTCTGAGGCGCGTGGGGTGATCATTTTTGCTGCGCGCGAAGCGAGGCTAGAGGTACACGAATATACGCCGCTTCAGGTGAAAATCGCGGTTACCGGCTACGGCCGCGGCACGAAGCAGCAAGTTGCCGCGATGGTCGCGCGGCTCATTGAGCTCCCCGAGCGCTCCCGCCACGATGACGAGATTGACGCGATCGCGGTTGGGCTAACGCACCTTGCAGTCTATCGTAAACCCATACCACACGCTGTATGGGGCGCATGA
- a CDS encoding YebC/PmpR family DNA-binding transcriptional regulator: MSGHNKWSKVKHRKEATDAHKSKVFGKLAQLIAVESRLAKGDAGAPSLAAIIAKARAVNMPQENIERAIKRGAGGEEAALEAVTYEAYGPGGAALIIEAVTDNKNRAVAEIKHALSEHGGSLAAPGSALWAFKKTDTGWEPTTPLSLDEKTQIALAALVEALEESDEVQAVYTNANFRA, from the coding sequence ATGTCCGGCCACAATAAATGGTCAAAAGTGAAGCACCGCAAGGAGGCGACTGACGCCCATAAGAGCAAGGTATTCGGGAAGCTTGCGCAGCTCATCGCCGTCGAGTCCCGCCTCGCGAAAGGCGACGCAGGAGCTCCCTCTCTTGCAGCTATCATTGCGAAAGCGCGCGCCGTGAACATGCCGCAAGAGAATATCGAGCGTGCAATCAAGCGCGGCGCCGGGGGCGAGGAGGCCGCGCTCGAGGCCGTCACCTACGAGGCGTACGGCCCGGGCGGCGCGGCGCTCATCATCGAAGCAGTCACTGACAACAAAAATCGCGCCGTCGCAGAAATAAAACACGCTCTCTCCGAGCACGGCGGCTCGCTCGCCGCCCCGGGCTCCGCTCTTTGGGCGTTCAAAAAAACCGACACCGGCTGGGAACCGACCACTCCCCTCTCACTCGATGAAAAAACGCAAATCGCACTTGCCGCGCTCGTCGAGGCGCTCGAAGAGAGCGACGAGGTGCAGGCGGTGTACACGAACGCGAATTTTCGAGCATGA
- the ruvB gene encoding Holliday junction branch migration DNA helicase RuvB: MSSDYDHLDRALRPTAWDDYIGQEHIKRNLSILLSAARERAEPPEHLLFYGPPGLGKTTLAHLVARQMGAQIKITSGPAIEKVGDLASLLTNLAAGDMLFIDEIHRLNKAVEEVLYPAMESGVLDIIIGKGPSARTIQLDLPPFTLLAATTRVALLSSPLRSRFSGGVFRLEFYSEDELARIVARSATILGVRVAPEASEEIARRSRFTPRTANYILKRCRDFTQIRKCDLSRKAVSEALALLEIDELGLTPADRRLLETLITKFSGGPVGLGTIAASLAEETETIEEVHEPYLMRAGLIERTPRGRMVTALAYEHLGIAIPTSTQKTLL, from the coding sequence ATGTCAAGCGACTATGACCACCTCGACCGCGCACTCCGGCCCACCGCATGGGACGATTATATAGGCCAGGAGCACATCAAACGCAATCTCTCGATCCTCCTCTCTGCTGCCCGCGAGCGCGCGGAGCCACCGGAGCACCTCCTCTTCTACGGCCCGCCCGGTCTCGGCAAGACCACGCTCGCGCACCTCGTCGCCCGGCAAATGGGTGCCCAGATCAAGATCACCTCGGGACCGGCAATCGAGAAGGTGGGCGACCTCGCCTCGCTCCTCACAAACCTCGCGGCAGGCGACATGCTCTTTATAGACGAGATCCACCGGTTGAATAAGGCGGTCGAGGAAGTGCTCTACCCCGCAATGGAGTCAGGGGTGCTCGACATCATCATCGGCAAAGGGCCGTCGGCGCGCACGATCCAGCTCGACCTGCCGCCCTTCACGCTCCTTGCCGCGACGACGCGCGTCGCGCTCCTCTCCTCGCCGCTGCGCTCGCGCTTCTCTGGCGGCGTATTCCGGCTCGAGTTCTATAGCGAGGACGAACTCGCAAGAATCGTCGCCCGATCGGCGACGATTCTTGGAGTCAGAGTCGCGCCGGAGGCGTCCGAGGAGATCGCGCGGCGCAGCCGCTTTACCCCCCGAACCGCAAACTACATCCTCAAGCGCTGCCGCGACTTCACCCAGATACGTAAATGTGACCTGTCGCGTAAAGCCGTGTCCGAGGCACTCGCGCTCCTTGAAATAGACGAGCTCGGCCTCACCCCCGCGGACCGGCGTCTTCTCGAGACCCTGATCACTAAATTCAGCGGCGGCCCGGTCGGCCTCGGCACGATTGCCGCCTCGCTCGCGGAGGAAACCGAGACGATCGAGGAGGTGCACGAGCCCTACCTCATGCGCGCCGGTCTCATTGAGCGCACCCCGCGGGGCCGCATGGTGACCGCGCTCGCCTATGAGCACCTTGGTATCGCGATACCGACGAGCACACAGAAAACACTACTGTAA
- a CDS encoding HIT family protein, with translation MDCLFCNIIAKKFPAVFVYEDEKVAVFLDINPTNPGHTLVVPKAHFENIFDVTEETFCDVAAATKRLAPAIRAAVGADGINLMVNNGRAAGQLIPHIHLHIVPRLMADGFRHWKGAPYKNGEIEQVAEKIRAVLA, from the coding sequence ATGGATTGTCTATTTTGTAATATCATCGCCAAAAAGTTTCCGGCTGTCTTCGTCTACGAAGACGAGAAGGTCGCCGTGTTTCTCGATATCAACCCGACGAATCCCGGGCATACGCTAGTCGTGCCGAAAGCGCACTTCGAGAATATCTTTGACGTTACGGAGGAAACCTTCTGCGACGTCGCTGCGGCAACGAAACGCCTCGCCCCGGCGATCCGCGCCGCAGTTGGTGCCGACGGTATCAACCTTATGGTTAATAACGGCCGCGCCGCAGGCCAACTCATCCCCCACATACACCTCCACATCGTCCCGCGCCTCATGGCCGACGGCTTCCGCCACTGGAAAGGCGCGCCGTATAAAAATGGGGAAATCGAGCAGGTGGCGGAAAAAATTCGTGCTGTGCTCGCGTGA
- the recJ gene encoding single-stranded-DNA-specific exonuclease RecJ, translating to MTHYRIRDPIPESADAALAEYSPLVRALLFRRGISEAEDARKFLAPDYTRDTHDPFLMKDMERAVDRILEAIERGERIVVYNDYDCDGIPGGVILHDFFQKIGHNNFTNYVPHRYSEGYGLNSEAIEQFRVEGVSLVITVDCGITDVAEVTQAQGSGIDVIITDHHLPLVDQLSGEQVIPAAYAVINNKQRDDGYPFKELCGAGTAFKLVQAVLMRLRMGASGGEGMSRLGCSARHERETERGVLEATASEYRSRERSNAPNLDIPKEGWEKWLLDMAGLATIADMVPLHGENRTLVHFGLTVLRKSPRPGFQQLLRRARVAQRSLTEDDVGFMVAPRINAASRMGEPMEALRLLATRDVLEGGVLAEELHALNERRKGLVAGMVREARARFEEYLREREARLLVVLGSPSWMPGLLGLAANSLVEEYQRPVFLWGRAGSETIKGSCRSDGSVNVVELMSAVRADVFLDFGGHERSGGFSISHEYIHTLEAALEEAHGKILGGEGLAPVSAGAAGMIHKVDAELSLADLSWETYREIAALAPFGIGNPKPLFVLRDLTITRVRTFGRDGGHLEIRFSDVGKYPMSITSSRTTISPVPAVGFFMKPDGFSVALEQGARMNLLAHLEASYFRTTPELRLRIVDIF from the coding sequence ATGACGCATTACCGCATCCGCGACCCCATACCAGAGAGCGCGGATGCGGCGCTCGCTGAATACTCGCCGCTCGTACGAGCGCTTCTCTTTCGCCGGGGCATCTCAGAGGCCGAAGACGCGCGGAAGTTTCTCGCACCGGACTATACGCGCGACACGCACGATCCCTTCCTCATGAAAGATATGGAGCGGGCGGTTGACCGTATTCTCGAAGCGATCGAGCGCGGCGAGCGCATTGTGGTCTACAACGACTATGACTGCGACGGCATCCCGGGCGGCGTGATTCTCCACGACTTTTTTCAAAAAATCGGCCATAACAATTTTACGAACTATGTGCCACATCGCTACTCCGAGGGCTACGGGCTCAACAGCGAGGCGATCGAGCAGTTTCGCGTCGAGGGCGTCTCGCTCGTGATTACTGTTGATTGCGGCATTACAGATGTTGCGGAGGTGACTCAAGCGCAGGGGAGCGGGATCGACGTCATCATCACAGATCACCATCTGCCGCTCGTTGACCAGCTAAGCGGCGAGCAAGTTATCCCCGCAGCGTATGCGGTGATTAACAACAAGCAGCGCGACGACGGGTATCCATTTAAGGAACTCTGCGGGGCAGGGACGGCATTCAAGCTCGTGCAGGCAGTACTCATGCGTTTGCGTATGGGCGCGAGCGGCGGCGAAGGAATGTCCAGACTGGGATGCAGTGCGAGGCACGAGCGAGAAACGGAAAGAGGTGTACTCGAAGCTACGGCGAGTGAGTATCGCAGCCGCGAGCGGAGCAATGCGCCCAATCTGGACATTCCTAAAGAAGGATGGGAGAAATGGCTTTTGGATATGGCAGGCCTCGCGACGATTGCCGACATGGTACCGCTTCATGGCGAGAATCGAACGCTTGTGCATTTCGGGCTCACGGTGCTTCGTAAGAGCCCGCGTCCGGGCTTCCAGCAACTGCTGCGTCGCGCGCGCGTGGCACAGCGCTCACTCACCGAGGACGACGTCGGCTTCATGGTGGCGCCGCGAATCAACGCGGCAAGCCGGATGGGAGAGCCCATGGAGGCACTGCGCCTCCTTGCGACGCGGGACGTGCTCGAGGGCGGAGTGCTTGCGGAGGAGCTCCACGCGCTCAATGAGCGGCGCAAGGGGCTTGTGGCAGGAATGGTGCGCGAGGCGAGAGCGCGGTTTGAGGAGTACCTCCGCGAGCGCGAGGCACGCCTGCTCGTCGTGCTCGGAAGTCCTTCGTGGATGCCGGGACTTCTCGGGCTTGCGGCTAACTCGCTTGTCGAGGAGTACCAGCGGCCTGTTTTTCTTTGGGGGAGGGCGGGAAGCGAGACCATTAAAGGTTCGTGCCGCTCGGACGGGAGCGTGAACGTGGTCGAATTGATGAGTGCGGTGAGAGCGGATGTATTTCTTGATTTTGGCGGCCACGAGCGATCCGGCGGTTTCTCAATTTCGCACGAATACATCCACACGCTCGAGGCAGCGCTCGAGGAGGCGCATGGAAAAATTCTCGGCGGAGAAGGTCTTGCGCCGGTTAGTGCGGGAGCTGCGGGTATGATACACAAAGTGGATGCCGAGCTCTCACTCGCCGATCTTAGTTGGGAGACTTACCGAGAGATTGCCGCGCTTGCGCCGTTCGGTATCGGGAACCCGAAGCCGCTGTTTGTCCTGCGTGATCTTACTATCACACGCGTTCGCACGTTTGGGCGTGATGGTGGGCATCTCGAGATTAGGTTTAGTGATGTTGGTAAATATCCGATGTCTATCACCTCAAGCCGGACGACAATTTCCCCGGTTCCTGCAGTCGGTTTTTTTATGAAGCCGGATGGATTTTCCGTTGCGCTTGAGCAGGGCGCGCGCATGAACCTCCTCGCACATCTAGAGGCCTCGTACTTTCGCACCACCCCGGAGCTTCGATTGCGTATAGTTGACATTTTTTAG